A stretch of the Pseudalkalibacillus hwajinpoensis genome encodes the following:
- the rny gene encoding ribonuclease Y → MDIVIIISTMLVSAVVGAVVGFLVRKTIAEAKISSAEMEAQRIIKEGKNDAEALKKEAMLEAKDENHNLRVEAEREIRERRNELQKQENRLVQKEEVLDRKSETLDKKEDSLERREDSLTKKQRQIEEMEGKVEELLQEQQHELQRISGLTREEAKQIIFRESEQELEHELAQMVKERENYAKEEADKKAREVLSLAIQRCAADHVAETTVSVVNLPNDEMKGRIIGREGRNIRTLETLTGIDLIIDDTPEAVILSGFDPIRREIARNALDKLVQDGRIHPARIEEMVEKSRREVDEYIREVGEQSTFEIGVHGLHPDLIKILGRLKFRTSYGQNVLKHSMEVAYLTGLMAAELGEDVQLARRAGLLHDLGKAIDHEVEGSHVEIGVELATKYKEHPVVINAIASHHGDTEATSVISTLVAAADALSAARPGARRETLETYIRRLEKLEEISESFEGVEKSFAIQAGREIRIMVKPDLVDDVSSYRLAREITKKIENELDYPGHIKVTVIRETRAVEYAK, encoded by the coding sequence GCAGTTGTTGGATTTCTTGTTCGCAAAACGATTGCTGAAGCGAAAATCTCCAGTGCAGAAATGGAAGCGCAACGGATTATCAAAGAAGGTAAAAACGACGCTGAAGCTTTGAAGAAGGAAGCTATGCTTGAAGCGAAGGACGAGAATCATAATCTTCGTGTTGAAGCTGAGCGTGAAATTCGTGAACGCAGAAATGAGTTACAAAAACAAGAGAATCGTTTGGTACAAAAAGAAGAGGTCCTTGATCGCAAAAGTGAGACTCTTGACAAAAAAGAGGATTCCCTCGAAAGAAGAGAGGACTCTCTCACCAAAAAACAACGGCAAATTGAAGAGATGGAAGGCAAAGTGGAGGAGTTGCTTCAAGAGCAACAACACGAGCTTCAGCGAATTTCCGGTTTAACAAGGGAAGAAGCGAAGCAAATCATCTTCCGTGAAAGTGAGCAGGAGCTTGAGCATGAGCTGGCGCAGATGGTGAAAGAGCGCGAGAACTATGCGAAAGAAGAAGCTGATAAGAAAGCGAGAGAAGTACTTTCGCTTGCGATTCAGCGCTGTGCAGCGGATCATGTTGCAGAAACAACGGTTTCCGTTGTAAACCTGCCTAATGATGAGATGAAAGGTCGAATCATCGGTCGTGAAGGCCGAAACATTCGAACTCTTGAAACGTTAACGGGGATTGACTTGATTATCGATGATACACCTGAGGCAGTTATTCTGTCCGGTTTTGATCCGATACGAAGAGAAATTGCTCGTAATGCCCTGGATAAGCTCGTACAGGATGGAAGAATTCACCCTGCACGAATTGAAGAAATGGTTGAGAAATCACGCAGGGAAGTGGATGAATACATTCGCGAAGTTGGAGAACAATCCACATTTGAAATTGGAGTTCACGGACTCCACCCGGATCTCATTAAGATCCTGGGCCGTTTGAAATTCCGTACAAGTTATGGACAGAATGTCTTGAAACATTCCATGGAAGTTGCTTATCTAACGGGTCTTATGGCCGCAGAGCTTGGAGAAGACGTACAGTTAGCACGTCGCGCTGGTCTCCTTCATGACCTTGGTAAAGCGATTGACCACGAAGTCGAAGGTAGCCACGTTGAAATTGGCGTTGAGCTTGCGACGAAGTATAAAGAGCATCCGGTTGTTATAAATGCAATTGCATCTCACCATGGTGATACGGAAGCAACATCAGTAATTTCAACGCTTGTGGCAGCAGCCGATGCATTGTCAGCTGCACGTCCGGGAGCACGTCGTGAAACACTTGAGACGTATATTCGTCGTCTTGAGAAACTTGAGGAAATTTCAGAGTCGTTTGAAGGCGTTGAGAAATCATTCGCGATTCAAGCTGGCCGAGAAATCAGGATCATGGTTAAGCCTGATCTTGTTGATGACGTTTCATCATATCGTCTCGCACGAGAAATTACGAAGAAAATTGAAAATGAACTGGACTACCCTGGGCACATTAAGGTCACGGTCATCCGTGAAACAAGGGCAGTTGAGTATGCAAAATAA
- a CDS encoding TIGR00282 family metallophosphoesterase produces the protein MNILFIGDVVGSPGRNMISTYLPRLKKKYKPTFTIVNGENAASGRGITEKIYRGFLESGAQVITMGNHTWDNREIFEFIDRAPKLVRPANFPEGTPGNGSTIVNINGIEVGVINLQGRTFLPAMDDPFRKADELIEEMRKRTPVIFVDFHAETTSEKQAMGWYLDGRVTAVVGTHTHVQTADERILPGGTAYMTDAGMTGPYDGILGMEREAVIKKFLTTMPVRFEVTKGREQLSGVFLTLDPKTGKATKIQRIAINDDHPFYD, from the coding sequence ATGAACATACTTTTTATTGGAGACGTTGTTGGCTCTCCCGGACGCAATATGATTTCTACTTATTTACCTCGCTTAAAGAAAAAATACAAACCTACTTTTACGATTGTGAATGGCGAGAATGCGGCAAGTGGTCGCGGCATTACAGAGAAAATCTATCGTGGCTTTCTTGAGTCAGGCGCTCAAGTCATTACGATGGGTAATCATACATGGGACAACCGTGAAATTTTTGAATTTATCGATCGTGCTCCTAAACTCGTTAGACCAGCTAACTTCCCAGAAGGAACGCCAGGAAACGGCTCAACGATTGTGAACATTAATGGTATTGAAGTAGGTGTCATTAACTTGCAGGGAAGAACGTTTCTTCCTGCAATGGATGATCCGTTCCGTAAAGCGGATGAACTCATTGAAGAGATGAGAAAAAGAACACCGGTCATTTTTGTTGATTTTCACGCAGAAACAACGAGCGAAAAACAGGCGATGGGCTGGTATCTTGATGGCAGAGTGACGGCAGTCGTTGGAACACATACTCACGTTCAAACAGCTGATGAGCGCATTTTGCCAGGTGGAACGGCTTATATGACCGATGCAGGAATGACAGGTCCTTACGATGGCATTCTTGGCATGGAGCGTGAAGCGGTAATTAAGAAGTTCCTTACGACAATGCCTGTAAGGTTTGAAGTGACAAAAGGTCGGGAACAACTTAGTGGGGTCTTTTTAACACTAGATCCAAAAACTGGTAAAGCAACAAAGATTCAACGGATTGCGATCAATGACGACCATCCATTCTATGATTAA
- the spoVS gene encoding stage V sporulation protein SpoVS: MDILKVSAKSNPNSVAGALAGVLRERGNAEIQAIGAGALNQAVKAVAIARGFVAPSGVDLICIPAFTDILIDGEERTAIKLIVEPR; this comes from the coding sequence ATGGATATATTAAAAGTTTCAGCAAAATCCAATCCTAATTCTGTAGCTGGTGCACTTGCGGGCGTCCTTCGGGAACGCGGTAATGCCGAGATTCAAGCGATTGGAGCAGGTGCATTAAATCAGGCTGTTAAAGCAGTAGCCATCGCAAGAGGGTTTGTAGCACCTAGTGGCGTTGACCTCATTTGTATCCCTGCTTTCACCGATATTTTAATTGATGGTGAAGAGCGTACCGCAATTAAGCTCATTGTAGAGCCTCGCTAA
- a CDS encoding dipeptidase — MNIVDAHCDVLCKMWLNPSLSFENGEGLHTNLEQMRRAGAKLQLFAIYVPESVPASAKFDCALEMVEIFHEKVIKPYEDVVAVYSKKEAEQLPDGKIGAMLTLEGVDAIGSEATRLKTLIRLGVRSVGLTWNYGNATADGILESRGAGLTDFGRSVVDLHNQHRVWTDVSHLSVRAFWDVLEQGRYVIASHSNAKAICTHPRNLDNQQLSALIEKNSLIGVTFVPKFLRNDRNASVSDIIHHIEHICSLGGAENIGLGSDFDGIDQVPKDLTCYSDYPRLIEELHRYYNDDQVNGFLGENFMARMPE; from the coding sequence ATGAATATAGTAGATGCACACTGTGACGTATTATGTAAAATGTGGTTAAATCCATCGCTTTCCTTTGAAAATGGGGAAGGACTCCATACAAACCTTGAGCAAATGAGAAGGGCAGGAGCAAAGCTACAGCTCTTTGCGATCTATGTTCCAGAAAGCGTGCCAGCTTCCGCTAAATTTGATTGTGCTCTTGAAATGGTTGAGATTTTCCATGAGAAGGTTATCAAGCCATATGAGGATGTTGTTGCGGTTTATTCCAAAAAAGAGGCAGAGCAGCTTCCTGATGGGAAAATAGGAGCGATGCTCACGTTAGAAGGCGTAGATGCAATAGGGAGTGAAGCAACAAGGCTTAAAACGCTCATTCGACTTGGTGTGCGATCGGTTGGATTAACGTGGAATTATGGGAATGCAACGGCAGACGGTATTCTTGAATCAAGGGGCGCAGGGTTAACTGATTTTGGAAGAAGCGTTGTCGATTTACATAACCAGCATCGGGTTTGGACGGATGTTTCGCATCTTTCAGTACGAGCATTTTGGGATGTGTTAGAGCAAGGGCGCTACGTCATCGCTTCTCACTCGAATGCCAAAGCCATTTGCACCCATCCAAGAAACTTGGATAATCAACAGTTATCGGCGCTAATTGAAAAGAATTCCTTGATCGGCGTGACGTTTGTGCCTAAGTTTCTACGAAATGACCGGAATGCAAGTGTTTCGGATATTATCCATCATATTGAACACATCTGTAGCCTCGGTGGCGCGGAGAATATCGGACTTGGCTCTGATTTTGATGGAATTGATCAAGTTCCGAAAGATTTAACATGCTACAGCGACTATCCTCGACTTATTGAGGAACTACATCGCTATTACAATGATGACCAAGTAAATGGGTTTTTAGGTGAAAACTTTATGGCTAGAATGCCTGAGTAA
- a CDS encoding 2-oxoacid:acceptor oxidoreductase subunit alpha, with amino-acid sequence MIEQLSWKVGGQQGEGIDSTGEIFAIALNRLGYYLYGYRHFSSRIKGGHTNNKIRVSTKEVRAVSDDLDMLIAFDQETIDVNAHELHSKGIIIGDAKFKPVKPENCQATLVIIPFTEIATELGTSLMKNMVAIGATSAALGIDTATYQAVVEEIFGRKGEKVVNNNMEAIQRGADAYIESVGNRVQTLSLKKADGKHRMFMIGNDAIALGALAGGARLMAAYPITPASEIMEYLIKKLPEFGGTVVQTEDEIAAATMAIGSNYAGVRTLTASAGPGLSLMMEAIGLSGITETPLVIVDTQRGGPSTGLPTKQEQSDLLAMIYGTHGEIPKIVIAPSTVEEAFYDAIEAFNLAEEYQCPVILLSDLQLSLGKQSVEPLDYNKIKIRRGKLNDDAIAEREDKSYFKRFEVTDDGISNRVIPGTKNGIFHVTGVEHDETGKPSEVPQNRKDQMEKRLRKISNLSFPQPIFKVEQHEEPDVLLIGFNSTRGSIEEVMPRLEADGLKVNHAQIRLVHPFPADELRPMLQAAKKVIVIEHNATGQLASLVKMNVGYGEKIESLLKYDGNPFLPGDIHQQCKEMLANGHI; translated from the coding sequence ATGATCGAACAACTTTCGTGGAAAGTTGGAGGACAGCAGGGTGAAGGAATAGATAGTACAGGAGAAATATTTGCGATTGCATTAAATCGACTTGGCTACTACTTGTATGGTTACCGGCATTTCTCGTCCCGTATCAAAGGCGGGCATACGAATAATAAGATCCGTGTTAGTACGAAAGAAGTTCGAGCGGTCTCAGATGACCTTGACATGCTTATTGCGTTTGATCAGGAAACAATTGATGTGAATGCTCATGAGCTTCATAGTAAAGGAATTATTATCGGTGATGCCAAATTCAAGCCAGTGAAGCCTGAGAATTGTCAGGCGACGCTCGTGATCATTCCCTTTACTGAAATCGCAACTGAACTAGGAACATCACTGATGAAGAATATGGTGGCAATTGGCGCAACAAGCGCTGCGCTAGGAATTGATACTGCGACGTATCAAGCTGTCGTGGAAGAAATATTTGGCCGTAAAGGCGAAAAAGTTGTGAACAATAACATGGAGGCGATTCAGCGTGGTGCTGATGCTTACATTGAATCGGTGGGTAATCGTGTTCAAACGCTTTCGTTAAAGAAAGCGGATGGAAAGCACCGAATGTTCATGATTGGAAATGATGCGATCGCGCTTGGTGCCCTGGCGGGAGGAGCAAGGTTAATGGCTGCATACCCAATTACGCCAGCATCAGAAATCATGGAATACTTAATTAAGAAGCTGCCAGAGTTTGGTGGGACGGTCGTGCAGACGGAAGATGAAATAGCGGCTGCAACGATGGCCATTGGTTCAAATTACGCAGGCGTTCGAACGTTAACCGCATCCGCAGGGCCAGGTTTATCCCTTATGATGGAGGCTATAGGCTTATCTGGTATTACTGAAACGCCTCTTGTGATCGTTGATACGCAGCGAGGGGGACCGAGTACGGGACTTCCTACTAAACAAGAACAGTCTGATTTACTGGCGATGATTTACGGCACGCATGGAGAAATTCCAAAGATTGTGATTGCGCCAAGTACTGTTGAAGAAGCATTTTATGATGCGATTGAAGCATTCAATCTTGCTGAGGAATATCAGTGTCCGGTCATTCTACTATCTGATCTTCAATTATCATTAGGAAAACAAAGTGTTGAGCCGCTCGATTACAATAAAATTAAGATTCGTCGAGGGAAGTTAAATGATGACGCAATCGCTGAGCGAGAAGATAAATCATATTTTAAACGCTTTGAAGTTACTGATGATGGGATATCCAATCGCGTGATTCCCGGAACGAAAAATGGTATTTTTCATGTCACAGGAGTAGAACATGATGAGACAGGAAAGCCATCTGAGGTTCCGCAGAATCGAAAAGATCAGATGGAGAAGAGGCTTCGTAAAATCAGCAATTTATCATTTCCACAGCCTATTTTTAAAGTGGAGCAGCATGAAGAGCCAGATGTGCTTCTGATTGGTTTTAATTCGACGAGAGGAAGTATTGAAGAAGTAATGCCAAGACTTGAAGCAGATGGATTAAAAGTAAACCACGCGCAAATCCGACTTGTCCATCCTTTCCCTGCAGATGAGCTTAGGCCAATGTTACAGGCTGCGAAGAAAGTGATTGTCATTGAACACAATGCGACTGGTCAGCTTGCAAGTCTCGTAAAAATGAATGTAGGTTATGGGGAGAAAATTGAAAGTCTATTGAAATACGATGGAAATCCATTTCTACCTGGAGACATCCACCAACAATGCAAGGAGATGTTAGCGAATGGCCACATTTAA
- a CDS encoding 2-oxoacid:ferredoxin oxidoreductase subunit beta, with protein sequence MATFKDFRNQVKPNWCPGCGDFSVQAAIQRAAANVGLEPDDLAVISGIGCSGRISGYINAYGFHGIHGRSLPIAQGVKMANRELTVIASGGDGDGFAIGMGHTIHAMRRNIDITYIVMDNQIYGLTKGQTSPTSAEGFKTKSTPTGSIESSLSIMELALSSGCGFVAQSFSTDLKDLVAIIEQGIQHKGFSLINVFSPCVTFNKVNTYDWFKQNLISLNDIEGYDPKNRMMAMQTLMEHDGLVKGLIYHNPNRPSYQESVRGYSADALSKQELSLPEEKFSELMAEFM encoded by the coding sequence ATGGCCACATTTAAAGATTTTCGGAATCAGGTAAAACCTAACTGGTGTCCTGGCTGTGGAGATTTCTCGGTTCAAGCGGCCATTCAGCGCGCGGCAGCAAATGTAGGTCTTGAACCAGATGATCTTGCTGTAATTTCCGGCATTGGTTGCTCTGGTCGTATAAGTGGGTATATTAACGCGTATGGCTTTCATGGGATACATGGCAGGTCCCTTCCTATTGCACAGGGCGTGAAGATGGCAAACCGAGAATTAACGGTTATTGCATCAGGCGGAGATGGGGACGGCTTCGCAATCGGTATGGGGCATACCATTCATGCGATGCGACGAAATATTGATATTACCTATATCGTGATGGACAATCAAATTTATGGCCTAACGAAAGGACAGACCTCTCCAACGAGTGCAGAAGGTTTTAAAACAAAAAGTACGCCTACAGGTTCCATTGAGTCCTCTTTATCAATTATGGAACTTGCGCTCTCAAGCGGCTGTGGCTTTGTGGCCCAAAGCTTTTCAACAGATTTAAAGGACCTTGTAGCAATCATTGAGCAAGGAATTCAACATAAAGGCTTCTCTTTAATTAACGTGTTTAGCCCGTGCGTTACGTTTAACAAAGTAAATACGTATGACTGGTTTAAACAGAACCTCATTAGCTTGAATGATATCGAAGGATATGATCCGAAAAATCGAATGATGGCGATGCAAACATTAATGGAGCACGACGGATTGGTTAAAGGTCTTATTTATCACAACCCTAATCGTCCTTCTTATCAAGAGTCCGTAAGAGGATATAGTGCAGATGCCTTATCCAAGCAGGAGCTATCGCTTCCAGAGGAGAAGTTTTCGGAATTAATGGCTGAATTTATGTAA
- the tdh gene encoding L-threonine 3-dehydrogenase has translation MEGKMKAIVKHERAKGAQLQTVDIPQINDNEVLIQVKATSICGTDVHIYTWDEWSQSRVNPPYVFGHEFAGVVVEKGKNVTNLEVGDHVSAETHIVCNQCPQCLTGKFHICENTKIIGVDTDGCFAEYVALPSQNIWKNPESLSFDVASVQEPMGNAVHTVLAGDVAGKTVAIIGCGPIGIMAVGVAKAAGASQVIALDLNDYRLDLAKEMGATTVINSRNEDPLQVVKELTNGHGVDVVCEMSGHPIAMNQGFKMVTNGGRVSILSLPVRPVEIDVTNDIVFKGITVQGITGRKMFETWRQVSGLLQSGQVDVEPMITHHFPLEDFEKGFELMIEGKCGKVVLHP, from the coding sequence GTGGAAGGAAAAATGAAGGCGATTGTAAAGCATGAACGTGCAAAGGGTGCTCAGCTACAAACCGTCGATATTCCTCAAATTAATGATAATGAAGTATTAATTCAAGTAAAAGCAACATCGATTTGCGGAACAGATGTACATATTTATACGTGGGATGAGTGGTCTCAGAGCCGAGTAAACCCTCCATATGTTTTTGGTCATGAATTTGCTGGGGTGGTTGTAGAAAAAGGTAAGAACGTAACTAACCTTGAGGTTGGAGATCATGTTTCAGCTGAAACTCACATTGTCTGCAATCAATGTCCACAATGTTTAACAGGGAAGTTTCATATTTGCGAAAATACGAAAATCATCGGTGTTGATACGGACGGCTGTTTTGCGGAATATGTGGCTCTTCCATCACAAAACATATGGAAAAATCCTGAGTCTCTTTCATTCGATGTCGCTTCTGTTCAAGAGCCAATGGGGAACGCAGTACATACTGTACTCGCTGGAGATGTAGCAGGAAAGACCGTAGCGATTATTGGCTGTGGACCAATCGGTATTATGGCTGTAGGTGTAGCGAAAGCCGCTGGCGCATCACAGGTCATTGCACTTGATCTAAATGACTATCGCCTTGATCTTGCGAAAGAAATGGGTGCAACAACCGTCATTAATTCACGAAATGAAGATCCTCTTCAAGTTGTGAAGGAGCTAACAAATGGCCATGGCGTTGACGTTGTATGCGAGATGTCAGGACATCCGATTGCAATGAACCAGGGCTTCAAAATGGTAACAAACGGTGGCCGCGTTTCTATTCTAAGTTTACCGGTGCGACCAGTTGAAATCGACGTGACAAATGACATTGTTTTCAAAGGGATTACCGTTCAAGGAATTACTGGAAGAAAAATGTTTGAAACATGGCGCCAGGTTTCTGGATTATTGCAGTCAGGTCAGGTAGATGTGGAGCCAATGATTACGCATCACTTCCCGCTTGAAGACTTTGAAAAAGGCTTCGAATTAATGATCGAGGGTAAATGTGGTAAGGTAGTATTACATCCATAA
- a CDS encoding glycine C-acetyltransferase — MKGFEYLQEELDQMQEEGVFRNLIPLESAQGSRVTIKGKNVIQLSSNNYLGLTDHPKMKQAAIEAVEKYGAGTGSVRTIAGTLSMHEQFEEKLAEFKHTEAALVLQSGFATNQAVLSAILSKEDVVISDELNHASIIDGIRLTKAGRRIYKHTDMEDLENALKETQDYRTRLVVTDGVFSMDGNIAPLTEIVELCEKYDALVMVDDAHASGVLGENGRGTVDHFGLNGRVHIQVGTLSKAIGVLGGYIASTKTLRDYLIHKGRPFLFSTSHPPAVTAACSAAIDVLVEEPELIEKLWDNTKFFKAGLKELGFDTGISETPVTPVIIGDEALTHKFSDKLFENGVFAQGIAFPTVAKGKGRVRTIVTAQHSKEDLQEALDAFEKSGKELGIL, encoded by the coding sequence ATGAAAGGTTTTGAATATCTCCAAGAAGAGCTTGATCAAATGCAAGAGGAAGGCGTGTTTCGTAATTTAATTCCGCTTGAATCCGCTCAAGGGTCACGCGTTACGATTAAAGGAAAAAACGTCATTCAGCTGTCATCAAACAACTATCTCGGACTGACGGACCATCCGAAAATGAAACAAGCAGCGATTGAAGCAGTTGAAAAATACGGTGCAGGAACAGGTTCTGTTCGAACGATTGCAGGAACGCTTTCAATGCACGAACAGTTTGAAGAAAAGCTTGCTGAGTTCAAGCACACAGAAGCGGCGCTCGTTCTTCAATCAGGATTTGCAACGAATCAAGCAGTCCTTTCAGCGATCCTATCGAAAGAAGACGTCGTGATTTCTGATGAACTAAACCACGCTTCGATCATTGACGGCATTCGCTTAACAAAAGCGGGACGTCGTATTTACAAGCATACGGACATGGAAGACCTTGAGAACGCACTGAAAGAAACACAAGATTATCGTACACGTCTTGTTGTAACGGATGGTGTTTTCTCAATGGACGGAAACATTGCACCGCTAACTGAAATTGTCGAGCTTTGTGAAAAGTATGATGCGCTTGTGATGGTTGATGACGCGCACGCGAGTGGTGTACTTGGGGAGAACGGTCGCGGTACGGTTGACCACTTCGGCTTAAACGGACGCGTTCACATCCAAGTTGGTACGCTTAGTAAAGCAATTGGCGTTCTAGGTGGTTACATTGCAAGTACAAAAACACTTCGCGATTACCTGATCCATAAAGGTCGTCCATTCTTGTTTAGTACTTCTCATCCTCCAGCTGTAACAGCTGCTTGCTCAGCAGCAATCGACGTTCTTGTGGAAGAGCCAGAGTTAATCGAGAAGCTTTGGGATAACACGAAGTTCTTTAAAGCCGGCTTGAAAGAACTTGGTTTTGACACAGGCATTAGTGAGACACCAGTAACACCTGTCATCATTGGTGACGAAGCGCTCACACATAAATTCTCTGATAAACTATTTGAGAACGGCGTTTTTGCGCAGGGCATCGCGTTCCCTACCGTTGCTAAAGGAAAAGGCCGCGTTCGTACGATCGTAACGGCTCAACATTCAAAAGAAGATCTTCAAGAAGCACTAGATGCATTTGAAAAGTCTGGAAAAGAGCTTGGAATTTTATAA
- the miaB gene encoding tRNA (N6-isopentenyl adenosine(37)-C2)-methylthiotransferase MiaB, which produces MNEQQRLDSQINVKKTEKTTEDFAKYFQTTYQAPNLKDAKRRGKENVNVHYDFEIPENIKNLGKDKKFLIRTYGCQMNEHDTEVMAGIFEEMGFEATTEVTEADVVLLNTCAIRENAENKVFGELGHLKPLKMENPDLIIGVCGCMSQEESVVNRIMQKHQFVDLIFGTHNIHRLPELMEQAVFGKEMVMEVWSKEGDIIENLPRTRKGEIKAWVNIMYGCDKFCTYCIVPYTRGKERSRRPEDIIQEVRHLAAKGYKEVTLLGQNVNAYGKDLEDIEYGLGDLMNEIHKIDIPRVRFTTSHPRDFDDRLVEVLGQGGNLVDHIHLPVQSGSNEVLKLMNRRYTRETYLELVSKIKKVMPNATFTTDIIVGFPNETDEQFEETMELVKEVEYDSAYTFIYSQRDGTPAAKMKDTVPMEVKKERLQRLNALVNEMAAKNNAVFEGQIVEVLVEGESKKNADVLSGYTSKNKVVNFRGPKSLVGQIVQVKITKAKTWSLDGEYIEKTAEVNA; this is translated from the coding sequence ATGAACGAACAACAGCGTCTGGATTCGCAAATCAATGTAAAGAAAACAGAGAAAACAACGGAAGATTTCGCGAAATATTTCCAGACAACGTACCAGGCACCTAACTTAAAAGATGCTAAGCGCAGAGGGAAAGAAAATGTAAACGTTCATTACGATTTTGAGATTCCAGAGAATATTAAAAACCTTGGGAAAGATAAAAAGTTTTTGATTCGTACGTACGGATGTCAAATGAATGAACACGATACAGAAGTAATGGCAGGAATTTTTGAAGAAATGGGATTTGAAGCTACAACGGAGGTCACAGAGGCGGATGTTGTTCTCCTAAATACGTGTGCGATTCGTGAAAACGCGGAAAACAAAGTATTTGGTGAGCTCGGTCATCTAAAACCGTTGAAAATGGAAAATCCCGATTTAATCATTGGCGTATGTGGGTGTATGTCACAGGAAGAATCTGTCGTAAACCGTATTATGCAAAAGCATCAATTTGTTGATTTAATCTTTGGAACACATAACATTCACCGTCTTCCAGAACTGATGGAGCAAGCTGTCTTCGGTAAAGAAATGGTAATGGAAGTATGGTCTAAAGAAGGTGACATTATTGAGAACCTTCCTAGAACGAGAAAAGGTGAAATCAAAGCATGGGTTAATATCATGTACGGCTGTGATAAATTCTGTACATATTGCATTGTTCCTTATACACGAGGGAAAGAAAGAAGCCGACGCCCTGAAGATATTATTCAAGAAGTACGCCATTTAGCTGCTAAAGGCTATAAAGAAGTGACGCTTCTCGGACAGAATGTAAACGCCTACGGGAAAGATTTAGAAGACATCGAGTATGGACTTGGTGATCTTATGAACGAGATTCATAAGATTGATATTCCTAGAGTTCGCTTTACGACGAGCCATCCACGTGACTTTGATGATCGTCTTGTGGAAGTGCTCGGTCAGGGCGGTAACTTAGTTGATCATATTCACCTTCCTGTTCAAAGTGGAAGCAATGAAGTTCTGAAATTAATGAACCGTCGCTACACACGTGAAACGTATTTAGAACTAGTTAGTAAGATTAAAAAGGTTATGCCTAACGCAACCTTTACAACGGATATCATCGTAGGGTTCCCTAATGAAACGGATGAGCAATTCGAAGAAACGATGGAGCTTGTGAAGGAAGTAGAGTATGACAGTGCGTATACGTTCATTTACTCTCAGCGTGATGGTACACCAGCTGCTAAAATGAAAGATACCGTCCCAATGGAAGTGAAGAAAGAACGCCTTCAGCGCTTGAATGCCCTTGTGAATGAAATGGCTGCCAAAAACAACGCTGTTTTTGAAGGACAGATCGTAGAAGTGCTTGTTGAAGGGGAAAGTAAGAAAAACGCAGACGTTCTTTCTGGCTATACGAGCAAGAACAAAGTTGTGAACTTTAGAGGTCCTAAATCGTTAGTTGGTCAAATTGTTCAGGTGAAAATCACAAAAGCAAAAACGTGGTCACTTGATGGAGAATACATCGAAAAAACGGCTGAGGTGAATGCATAA
- a CDS encoding RicAFT regulatory complex protein RicA family protein, producing MISRMEVIAKAKDLAKLVSETEEVDFFKRAEEKINENKKVQSLIARIKLEQKEAVNLQHYSKHEALKEKDERIDKLMQQLDEIPVVQEFKRSQSDVNDLLQLVANTISNTVTDEIIESTGGNVLEGTTGSSQQGPGCK from the coding sequence ATGATATCAAGAATGGAAGTAATTGCAAAAGCAAAAGATCTTGCGAAGCTCGTATCTGAAACAGAAGAAGTTGATTTCTTCAAACGTGCAGAAGAAAAGATTAACGAAAATAAAAAGGTTCAAAGTCTGATTGCTCGTATTAAACTAGAGCAAAAAGAAGCGGTTAATCTTCAGCACTACAGCAAGCATGAAGCATTGAAGGAGAAGGATGAGCGTATTGACAAACTCATGCAGCAGCTTGATGAAATTCCTGTCGTACAGGAATTCAAGCGCTCGCAGTCGGATGTGAATGACCTTCTTCAACTTGTGGCAAACACGATTTCTAACACGGTAACAGATGAAATTATCGAATCAACTGGTGGAAACGTACTTGAAGGAACTACTGGCTCAAGTCAGCAGGGACCTGGTTGTAAGTAA